A portion of the Elusimicrobiota bacterium genome contains these proteins:
- a CDS encoding dienelactone hydrolase family protein: MAKTTTRPAPVSIPARGVEVKGDLVVPADATGVVLFAHGSGSSRLSPRNRFVAEALNRRGLATLLADLLTASEEEADAATAELRFDIPFLAGRLDAVSSWLRDRPETRGLPLGYFGASTGAAAALLAAAARPSEVFAVVSRGGRPDLAVEALALVKAPTLLLVGGEDREVLAMNEVAASLMTAERRLEVVPGATHLFEERGALESVARLAGDWFLAHLPGVVSLRPRRA, encoded by the coding sequence ATGGCGAAGACGACGACGAGACCGGCACCCGTGAGCATCCCCGCGCGGGGCGTGGAGGTGAAGGGGGACCTGGTCGTGCCGGCGGACGCGACGGGCGTCGTGCTGTTCGCGCACGGCAGCGGGAGCAGCCGTCTGAGCCCGCGCAACCGCTTCGTGGCGGAGGCGCTGAACCGGCGCGGCCTGGCCACCTTGCTCGCCGACCTGCTGACCGCGTCCGAGGAGGAGGCCGACGCCGCGACGGCCGAGCTGCGCTTCGACATCCCGTTCCTGGCCGGGCGCCTCGACGCGGTCTCGAGCTGGCTGCGGGACCGCCCGGAGACCCGGGGGCTCCCTTTAGGCTACTTCGGCGCCAGCACCGGGGCGGCGGCCGCGCTCCTGGCCGCGGCGGCCCGCCCCTCGGAGGTCTTCGCCGTGGTGTCGCGAGGCGGCCGGCCCGACCTGGCCGTCGAGGCGCTCGCGCTGGTCAAGGCCCCGACCTTGCTGCTCGTCGGCGGCGAGGACCGCGAGGTCCTCGCGATGAACGAGGTCGCCGCGAGCCTGATGACGGCGGAGCGGCGCCTCGAGGTCGTGCCGGGCGCGACGCATCTCTTCGAGGAGCGCGGGGCGCTGGAGTCGGTCGCGCGCCTGGCCGGCGACTGGTTCCTCGCGCATCTCCCGGGGGTCGTATCGTTGCGTCCGAGAAGGGCATGA
- a CDS encoding class I SAM-dependent methyltransferase codes for MTKDNTRSAAMLVAVDRNTVVWWGLLAAAGGLAWTLGPWGALFAPAALALDDILFWVFGRSLLFDSQLRVRRSYQWIHNMYDGTAGSGRDLGFNLVVDGGLSQRAKYEHMARKLGLRRGMAVCDVGCGYGDWLRYCRDELGCEAVGINMTPEQAEYARREYGLEVHATNWKDILTDPALQRRLYGRFDAVTFMDTVEHYVSMEDRNDLEKQNRIYSDMCLFAARLLNEASPARRVFLSCLHQTRKPRDWKFYWHAYFMDKMYSGYYPFVDEGPLAQCRRWFGVRSVEDRTEDYRLTGVRDRRHFQAVSFRLTPRKLGYAALLLLLDPHVVHRVLYYACDSWMFFYGEDAYSPLYDAEYRRRVSWVLLYWITLELQPALAPAAEPSAAGRGS; via the coding sequence ATGACCAAGGACAACACGCGCTCCGCCGCGATGCTCGTCGCCGTCGACCGGAACACCGTCGTTTGGTGGGGGCTGCTCGCCGCCGCGGGCGGCCTGGCCTGGACGCTCGGGCCTTGGGGCGCGCTGTTCGCGCCGGCGGCCCTCGCCTTGGACGATATCCTCTTCTGGGTCTTCGGCCGCTCCCTGCTGTTCGACTCCCAGCTGCGCGTGCGGCGCAGCTATCAGTGGATCCACAACATGTACGACGGGACCGCCGGCAGCGGCCGGGACCTCGGCTTCAACCTCGTCGTCGACGGCGGGCTTTCCCAGCGCGCGAAATACGAGCACATGGCGCGCAAGCTCGGCCTGAGAAGGGGGATGGCGGTGTGCGACGTGGGCTGCGGCTACGGCGACTGGCTGCGCTACTGCCGCGACGAGCTCGGCTGCGAGGCCGTGGGCATCAACATGACGCCGGAGCAGGCCGAGTACGCCCGCCGCGAATACGGCCTCGAGGTGCACGCGACGAACTGGAAGGATATCCTCACGGACCCGGCTCTCCAGCGGCGCCTGTACGGCCGCTTCGACGCCGTCACCTTCATGGACACCGTCGAGCATTACGTCAGCATGGAGGACCGCAACGACCTCGAGAAGCAGAACAGGATCTACTCCGACATGTGCCTGTTCGCCGCCCGCCTCCTCAATGAGGCCTCGCCGGCCCGGCGCGTCTTCCTGTCCTGCCTGCACCAGACCCGCAAGCCGCGGGACTGGAAGTTCTATTGGCACGCCTACTTCATGGACAAGATGTACTCGGGCTATTACCCCTTCGTCGACGAGGGGCCGCTGGCGCAGTGCCGCCGGTGGTTCGGCGTCCGCAGCGTCGAGGACCGCACCGAGGATTACCGCCTCACCGGCGTGCGCGACCGCCGGCACTTCCAGGCGGTGTCCTTCCGCCTGACCCCGCGCAAGCTCGGCTACGCGGCCCTGCTCCTCCTGCTCGATCCTCACGTCGTCCATCGCGTCCTGTACTACGCCTGCGACTCGTGGATGTTCTTCTACGGCGAGGACGCCTACAGCCCGCTCTACGACGCGGAGTACCGCAGGCGCGTGAGCTGGGTCCTGCTCTACTGGATCACGCTGGAGCTGCAGCCGGCGCTCGCCCCCGCGGCGGAGCCGTCCGCCGCGGGACGCGGGTCTTGA
- a CDS encoding TetR/AcrR family transcriptional regulator, with product MPRPSRSTDTLLIQAGRKLLPETGVSGLTLRRVAAAAKVNLGMFHYHFGSKREFARRVLTEIYEEFFRGFSMETGLDAPPKERLRGALAALARFARDNRKIILAIVRDVMEGDAVATEFAKANIPRHMEIIAGLVKECQRRGELKDIPLPLAMSFLLGAAAMPNVAMGVIERSSAKKPFGLAPAALFPLFSSDKSIAIRVDLALSALTRERT from the coding sequence ATGCCCAGACCGTCCCGCAGCACCGACACGCTCCTCATCCAGGCCGGCCGCAAGCTCCTCCCCGAGACCGGCGTCTCCGGCCTGACGCTCCGCCGCGTGGCCGCCGCGGCCAAGGTCAATCTCGGCATGTTCCACTATCACTTCGGCAGCAAGCGCGAGTTCGCGCGCCGGGTCCTGACCGAGATCTACGAGGAGTTCTTCCGCGGCTTCAGCATGGAGACGGGCCTCGACGCCCCGCCCAAGGAGCGCCTGCGCGGCGCCCTCGCCGCGCTCGCGCGCTTCGCCCGGGACAACCGCAAGATCATCCTGGCCATAGTCCGGGACGTGATGGAAGGCGACGCGGTGGCCACGGAGTTCGCCAAGGCCAACATCCCCCGCCACATGGAGATCATCGCCGGCTTGGTCAAGGAATGCCAGCGCCGGGGCGAGCTCAAGGACATCCCGCTGCCCCTCGCCATGTCGTTCCTCCTGGGCGCCGCGGCCATGCCCAACGTGGCCATGGGCGTCATCGAGAGGTCCTCCGCGAAAAAACCCTTCGGCCTGGCGCCGGCCGCGCTCTTCCCGCTCTTCAGTTCCGATAAGTCCATCGCGATCCGGGTGGACCTGGCCCTCTCCGCCCTGACGCGGGAACGGACATGA